The Hippocampus zosterae strain Florida chromosome 2, ASM2543408v3, whole genome shotgun sequence genome contains the following window.
TTTCAAGCACTGTTTAGTGCTCATTGTAAGTTATTCAATATGGAATTCTTTGAAACTTCGGTAGAAGAGATTAGTTAGGCTGTTGAATGGATATAATGCGAATTAAATTGCAGCGGATGAAAACAGCTTATCCACCAAACATTggtgtataagataagatatcctttatttgtcccacactggggaaatttacagtctacagcagcaagattgtgggtagaaagaagaaataagaaaaacaaagtgtttgcattcacaaaataaattacagtttcaatgtacacagttcaattatgtgcaatataaatatagatatagataacacattttattttttatacagcagcctgacagcagggACAGGAGGGAGCGTGCATATCCCTCTGGCAAGTAAAACATGGAATTTATATGCCTCTCTTCCACTGCAGCCCACTTAGTACTATGATACTGACTActctgaaaaaaaacttttatattTATTGACAAACATGTACTTTGCAAATCTATTGCACACAATTAAAATGTGGTAAACAAATTTTCTCATGCAACCCTCCCCCCGCTCCCCaccgaaaaacacacacacacaaataagtgttagttttatacattttaatcaTGAGCAACTGAAAATACAATACcgctacttttttgttttgttttgttcagtggaggtgCCAATTAGGGTGATGAATTTTCCACCTGTGAGTAGTACCGTGGGAAACTGCAAGAAACATGACGCGTTGAACACACCCAGTGGCTAGGGACACATTGACAAAAGAACAAGGGAGGAGGACCACGGTCTTTACTTCTCAGCAGGTGGACTCCTTGACACATGGCaggagactgagggcagcaAGAAATCTGTGTAATGCTGCAAAGTGGAGATTGTGGAGTACAATGCCGCAGCTAAGGCACAGCAACCGAGTAGATAGGGGATGGAGGCAAGAAATGATTGCCTCGCAGGAAGAAATCTCGATCAAACCCAAGATTCCATGCACACTATACCCACTAGTGGCCAGTCATAGTTATAGAGCGATAAAACAATTGACACCCCCCTAAAAATTTAATAATTGCCTTTATTATTTGTCAGGTTTGAAACGAACCAAATAATGTTTAGGATACCAGAAACAGAGACACCAAACaaaacttcatccatccattttccgattcaccacaagggtcgcgggggtgttgGAGACAAAACTGACAGGTGGCACTTATTTTGCGGTGTTGACATAATTCGACGTACAAATTGTGTCTGCCTATGGAATATCATGTTGATGGATATATGTGCTGAATCAAACTGTCCTTGCTCGATTGCTACTGTCTTCCTAAGGATATGATCCATGATTTCCCCCACGTAGGGCGGTGCAATATCCATCCTCACAGCCTGCGAGAGGCCTACCGATTTTACCGGAGTGGTTCTGATTGGTCCCATGGTCCAGATGAACCCAGATTCAGCTACACCGTTCAAGGTACATCTTTTTCATTCttgtctgatctttttttttcgtattgTAGTCGTGGTTCCATTTCATACcgatgtttttatatatatatatatatatatatatatatatatatatatatatatatatatatatatatatatatatatccctgtTCATTTTTTGACAATGTCTGACATAAGATCGACTGATCAAACGTTTTTCAGCTCCCTGCCAAATCCACTTTTTAATGCGGATTATTGCAAGAACACGACACATTTGGAGAGTGGAGCTGGTACTGGTCAGAGGATGGgcatttttaatatttgcattCCTCCTGGACTTTGGACCAGTGAGATTATTGGATTGTCATAATGTAAAAACTCCCTTTAATTACCAGACAGATGACAGAAGATCGGAACAAGCAGGTCACCTCAGGTTGCAAAACATGTTCTTCCGGTCTCTATGCTGTCCTCATTTGACATGGACCTGTTCGAGTCGtattgaaaatgcattaaagggtttgttgtgtctttgtttATTCGCTGTCTGCAGGTTTTCCTGGCCAAGGTTTTGAATCACATGCTGCCAAACTTATCTCTGGGCTCCATTGAGTCTAAATGGATCTCACGGGACAAGAAGCAGGTGAACAATAGAATATGAAAGTTCTCATGGGCAGTCATTGCCTGCAAGTAGCAGTGTGACTTTGGCAAATAAATGATCAGTATTTCATCGAACTTTTAATTAGTTTGCTAATTTTTCAGATGTAACACTACATTTCAAGATTGTGACACGCTTGAaacattaaaatgcaatttttttcttttgtctgttcAAATATAAAACTGCTAATACTTGTCACACGGGAGGTGCACCCTGGGtaaatccaaaaacatgtttctgaAGAAAGCAAAATGTTTAATTCGACTCAATTCTACATCACTGATGCCACACAGATGACATCTTTgtgagtttgtttattgaacataaaacacataAGGTAATaacttgacagaaaataaggtcgataaaaaagtaaaaagaaagaaatcagtcttcattcaacacagttattatattGAAGGGAGTAGGAATCTTCTTACAATCAATTGCGAAAATGAAGGTCTCAtacaagcagttaaaaaaaaagatatatgcaAAAGGGTTTTGTGGCTCTCTGGGTCTGTGggttttgtggtgttttttatgtcatgtctttttttatttaattaattaatttatttatttgtggcaGAGCCCAAATGGATGGATCGCTGATCTTGATCCTTTGTGTTGTCAGACAAAAGAGGCGCAAGGGAAGTAAGTGCAAATAATATGTGTATCTCTTTCCAGGTGGAAGCTTACGATGCTGACGAGCTGAACTTCCACGGAGGGATGCGAGTGTCATTCGCCATGCAGCTAATGGGGGCGGCAGCTCGCATCGAGAGAGAGATCGCGTCCATCAGCTGGCCCTTCTTGCTCCTGCACGGTGACGCTGACAAGCTCTGCGACATTCAAGGCTCCAAAATGATGTTTGACAAGGCTCCCAGCTCAGACAAGAAACTCAAggtgagaactttttttttttaatatttgctgcaaaataaagcaaaacccACTGAACACACACTATGATGCTGGCAGAACTGAGCTTATGTGGGATTTGCGTGATAGTCGTTTTGTAAATTTGATTGAATTCCAAAGAGTCTCTTGACATGTACATCGTTTCTCGGCAGGTTTACGAGGGCGGCTACCACGCCCTTCACCACGACCTGCCAGAAGTGTCAGAGTCCGTGCTGAAGGAGGTGACCGGCTGGATCACAGAGCGCCTTCCCAACACCGCATTGCAGTCACCACAAGGCCCGTAGACTTCCGGAACATGTCGAGAGGCCAGTCGAAGCTCCAAGGAAACCATGTTCttgaaaatatactgtacagcgCACAGCTCTATGGTTCAACTAGCAATCAGCTCAAACCATACTGGGAAAATGCATGTACAAGTTCAAGTTGCAGTATGCTCAGGTTTGTAGCGCAATAATGACCGTTCTGTGTGCGCATCTAGTGCCACTTATATTCCTCAGCCTTCCTCAAATGAATGTTCGACAAATGACACATTATCCTATATCAATGTTGCAAATCCTCTCCATTTCCAAGTCCTAATTAGTTTTAAGCAAATATGACTAAAAGCGAGTTACACAAGTTCGTTGCTTCGGGTATAGGCCAAGGattccgtttttttctttttcaataacTAGGCAGGGAATTATTACCGCTTTTCTTAATTTCTCAGTGGTTTGGGCATTAATGGTAATGGTATAATTCAGGCAATTTGCTAGTCTGTCCAAATTAAGTCTTAATTGAAGTGTCCGCCCGAGTAATTGTTGCTTGTCATCCTCAAGCAGGCCACTTTGCCCCCGTTACTATGGACTAACTATGGAGTTACAGTAGTTGGTTCACATGCCATTATAGTTTGCCTGAATAAATATAGGATCTAACATTGAGGACAGACTCAACTCCACAATAGGATAACAATGTCCATTAGTTTGatggttgagttttttttttttttttaatcctgagaATCCACATCAAGAGAAAGAcaacccccaaattttcttgacaaaaataTGTTCCATTGGCCTCCACGCAGTCTGATTAATAATGCGTTTTTGTCTATctcaggggcggccattttaccaCTTGATGTCGACAGAGTTGCTCAGTGCTCCGGTAACAATCAATCACGGCACAGCTTCAGAAAAGAGATGAGCCGCCATTGTTGGTTATCTAAGCATTGAGCACCTGTGACATCAGAGTTGCATACAAAACACATAACATCAatacaaactacaaaaaaaaccccaaaaggaaggaaaaataaatacataattaaaCAAACTAAATATTAGTTCagacaaataataaaaataaaatgaagccgaaaataatcacaataaaaCAACGGTGGATCGGGTTACAAATGTGTTTAATTATGTGCACACCTTTGGGTAAATCAGGCTGCTCCTGTTTAGCTGGTTCTGCAGCACATCCACGACTGCATTTAGAGCACATACATGCATTATGCAGTTCTGCATTTGCTCAGAACAAGAGACTAAGACATGAAGGTTTTTGCATTGATAACTTATCAAGAAACGCTGCCGGTCTGATGACATGAGTGCATGTTACTGTGCAACATTAGCATATCATCAGCGCTGGGGCtgaggaggttggggggggggggtgattgagTAGAAGAGGAGAGAGAACGATGTGCTGGTCGTAACCATGGCAgcacctttgtgtgtgtgtgtgtttctttttaataaCATCCTGTTAATTGCTTGTCATGTGAGACAGAGGATGCTGTGCTTTCAGGGCCTGCTTTGTCCAACTATGCTCAGAAGAGTTTCTTTTGTGTGAGCTTTGACAGACAAGAGAGGATAGTTACAGTAGCATAATTGCTACACAGCGTGTATGAGAGCAGCTTTGACTCCATATCAGACTTTTTCTGCTCAAAATCGACATATTTTTCCAGATTAAACATGTGGAgataatgtactgtacatttcctCCAAAATATGTGAAGCTTGAGCCACAGTACTGGACTTGTTGTGAGACAACATTAGCTAGCAAGCCCATCAACGTAGAAACAGATTTTTATTGGCTGTCAATACAAGGCAGAATTTGTGGGGCACACTTTGGTTAGAAATATAGAAAATTCCTATTGGTCATATGTTTGCGAGTAAGTATTTGTGGGGCGCAGTTAGCTAACGCTCATGCGTGCTcagattgtattttttatgcGATGTCACACAGTTGTATTGGTCGCGTGATGCAAAGCCGAGTTGTGAGGCAATATTATCTAGCAGGACAGCAACATAAACCCAACTCAGCCATGTTACACATGTTTCTCGGCAGAATTCACGGGGCGTACACAATTAGCTCAACCAAATGTCAAAAGTCACCTCACACATTATTGTGGTTATTTGTCGCACGGCAGAATAGCCCTAAATGCCTATCCCGGAGGCACAGCAACGCAGGGTTATCTTTTTTGGTCGCACTTTCGAGCTGTCacctgttgctaggcagaatgtGCAGGGCACAAGCATTTACACCCCCTACATGTCAAGGTCAgtataaaaaaatggaatcattCAGTCACATTCCAATGCTGTTTCCTTGGCAAATTGAAGTAGAGGGTGCAGCTGTCCCAGCAGGACGACAGACACCTGCCATGGAAACTACCCCTAGAATACTTTAAAGATCTATGAGACgtgtttatgtacagtatacacataTATTTTGCAATTACATCACCATTCTTTTATCGGAAAGAATATATCAAGCCATCTTCGAGCACAGTACCATCTGCTGGCTCAGTTACAGATCATAAGATGGTGAACCTATTTGAACTTGTTAACCATCACTGTCATGCACTGTATACTTTAGCAAAcatgatctctttttttttgcagctttgtCATGTTTAGAAATTAGTCTTGCATAATTACTGTGTTGCATTATGCAGTACACTGTATAAAGATTGTATGTAGACAGAGCAcccatttatatataagaaCCAACATGACTGTTAGTGTCTTTATTTAGTCTCCTATATGAagtaagaaaaataattttatgtaGGTGGGGACTTGCCGAATGGTTTGCAGCAGTCGGTCATTGCCAGTTTGTTTTCTAAA
Protein-coding sequences here:
- the mgll gene encoding monoglyceride lipase isoform X2 — its product is MPEPGAAPRRSPQGVPYTDLDHIVNADGLHLFCRYWEPVAPPRALVFIAHGAGEHCGPYDEIAQRLKELSMLVFAHDHVGHGQSEGDRMNIKDFQIYIRDSLQHIDLMKSRHPGLPVFIVGHSMGGAISILTACERPTDFTGVVLIGPMVQMNPDSATPFKVFLAKVLNHMLPNLSLGSIESKWISRDKKQVEAYDADELNFHGGMRVSFAMQLMGAAARIEREIASISWPFLLLHGDADKLCDIQGSKMMFDKAPSSDKKLKVYEGGYHALHHDLPEVSESVLKEVTGWITERLPNTALQSPQGP
- the mgll gene encoding monoglyceride lipase isoform X1 is translated as MNAAAAATCLLAAGLGCFLYGRDVLLRPLRIFLADPSSMPEPGAAPRRSPQGVPYTDLDHIVNADGLHLFCRYWEPVAPPRALVFIAHGAGEHCGPYDEIAQRLKELSMLVFAHDHVGHGQSEGDRMNIKDFQIYIRDSLQHIDLMKSRHPGLPVFIVGHSMGGAISILTACERPTDFTGVVLIGPMVQMNPDSATPFKVFLAKVLNHMLPNLSLGSIESKWISRDKKQVEAYDADELNFHGGMRVSFAMQLMGAAARIEREIASISWPFLLLHGDADKLCDIQGSKMMFDKAPSSDKKLKVYEGGYHALHHDLPEVSESVLKEVTGWITERLPNTALQSPQGP